Proteins from a single region of Roseovarius sp. EL26:
- a CDS encoding monovalent cation/H+ antiporter subunit A produces the protein MSLFFIVALPFFGALLPGIMNAAGRAACAGVTFIVSLAAFLGLLTNLPSVLAGDVVTARVDWIPTLGLNFTLMLDGLGFFFALLILGIGLLIIAYARHYLSRDDNMGEFFTYLLLFQGAMVGIVLSDNILLLLIFWELTSLSSFLLIGYWKHLPEGRQGARMALTVTGMGGLAMVGGMLILGQIAGSYDLSIILQNRELIQADPLYLPALILILLGCFTKSAQFPFHFWLPHAMAAPTPVSAYLHSATMVKAGIFLMARMWPVLAGTPEWFAIVTTAGLVTMVLGAVIALFKHDLKALLAFSTVSHLGLITMLLGTGTTFGAMAAVFHILNHATFKAALFMSAGIIDHEAHTRDIRRLGGLRKLMPVTFVIATLAALSMAGIPLLNGFLSKEMMLEETTHTVLFDTPWLVPVMATIGALFSAAYCFRLIGHVFFGPVRDDYPSTPHDPGPGLWLPPAVLVVLVVVIGLAPFLAEPFVKLVTASLLGEAGDVPKAHFKIWHGLVPALFMSITATLGGLLLMGMYKPLLRLWENTPRPEAKVIFEAILNATIEMARTLIKGLHNGAFSRYAAICAVTILAVGFHAWTTGSIAAPTREIQAATPVAIAGWIMLVAATCGLVLMHRNRFLALILIGIVGLMVSVGFVYMSAPDLAMTQFTVEVVTIILLLLALNFLPKSTPMESTVLRRVRDAGVAIAGGVATFTLAYHYLLRDAISTPISEFHLANSYKGGGGTNVVNVILVDFRGFDTYGEIIVLGIAALLIYALTETLLDGPVRARLLNRQPDQSRAGDRHPMMMVVLTRVIMPVVLMVGFYIFLRGHNDPGGGFIAGLIVSIAVVMQYMASGFAWTSARLTYPYHGVIGAGVLIAGFTGIGSWFVSKPFLTSDFTYVRIPPFEKFELATAALFDLGVFLAVVGAVMLSLESFSRLARRAHVPDSDHPMDIDPSRDDPPPDASGPEREGV, from the coding sequence GTGTCCCTATTCTTTATCGTTGCTTTGCCATTTTTTGGCGCGCTGCTTCCGGGTATAATGAACGCTGCCGGGCGGGCGGCCTGTGCCGGCGTTACCTTTATCGTCTCTCTTGCTGCGTTCTTGGGGTTATTGACCAACCTGCCCTCTGTGTTAGCGGGTGATGTTGTCACAGCAAGGGTCGACTGGATCCCGACGTTGGGGTTGAATTTCACGCTTATGCTGGACGGGCTTGGATTTTTCTTCGCCCTGTTGATCCTTGGTATTGGTCTTTTGATCATTGCCTATGCGCGGCATTACCTAAGCCGCGATGACAATATGGGCGAATTCTTCACGTATCTGCTTTTGTTTCAGGGCGCGATGGTCGGCATTGTACTCAGCGATAACATCCTCCTTTTGTTGATTTTCTGGGAACTGACTTCGCTCTCGTCTTTCCTATTGATCGGCTATTGGAAACATCTGCCAGAAGGGCGGCAAGGGGCACGTATGGCCTTGACCGTAACAGGCATGGGCGGGCTGGCGATGGTTGGTGGAATGCTGATTCTGGGTCAGATCGCAGGAAGCTATGATCTCAGTATCATCTTGCAAAACCGCGAATTGATTCAAGCTGATCCGCTTTACCTTCCCGCATTGATACTCATTTTGCTGGGCTGTTTTACGAAATCTGCACAGTTTCCATTTCACTTCTGGTTGCCGCATGCCATGGCAGCGCCAACGCCGGTTTCGGCCTATCTGCATTCTGCAACCATGGTAAAGGCGGGCATTTTCTTAATGGCCCGGATGTGGCCCGTACTTGCGGGTACACCAGAATGGTTTGCAATCGTGACCACCGCCGGATTGGTGACAATGGTGCTGGGCGCGGTCATCGCCTTGTTCAAACACGACTTAAAAGCATTGCTCGCGTTTTCCACGGTCAGCCATTTGGGGTTAATCACAATGCTATTGGGCACCGGGACGACCTTTGGTGCGATGGCGGCGGTGTTCCACATTCTAAACCACGCCACTTTCAAGGCCGCGCTTTTCATGTCTGCAGGGATCATCGATCACGAGGCCCATACCCGCGATATCCGCCGTTTGGGAGGCCTGCGCAAACTGATGCCTGTGACCTTTGTGATTGCGACGCTTGCCGCTCTGTCAATGGCGGGAATTCCTTTGCTCAATGGGTTTTTGTCCAAAGAAATGATGCTGGAAGAAACCACCCATACTGTACTCTTTGATACGCCTTGGCTGGTCCCGGTTATGGCAACGATAGGGGCGCTATTTTCAGCCGCCTATTGTTTTCGCTTGATTGGGCATGTGTTCTTTGGCCCTGTCCGCGATGATTATCCTTCCACCCCGCACGATCCCGGCCCGGGGCTCTGGTTGCCGCCTGCGGTTCTTGTCGTGCTGGTCGTGGTGATAGGTCTTGCCCCGTTTCTGGCCGAGCCGTTTGTCAAACTTGTCACCGCGTCCCTGCTGGGCGAGGCTGGCGATGTGCCAAAGGCCCATTTCAAGATTTGGCACGGGCTGGTACCTGCGTTGTTCATGTCAATCACCGCCACCCTTGGCGGCCTTCTGTTGATGGGGATGTATAAACCCCTGCTGCGCTTGTGGGAAAACACCCCTCGCCCCGAAGCCAAGGTGATCTTTGAGGCCATCCTAAACGCGACTATTGAAATGGCGCGTACTTTGATCAAAGGTTTGCACAATGGCGCATTCTCTCGTTATGCAGCAATTTGTGCCGTGACCATACTAGCGGTGGGCTTTCATGCCTGGACCACAGGATCAATCGCTGCGCCCACACGGGAAATTCAGGCAGCAACCCCCGTTGCAATTGCAGGCTGGATAATGCTGGTAGCTGCAACATGTGGTCTGGTGCTTATGCATCGCAACAGGTTTTTGGCGCTAATCTTGATTGGGATTGTTGGCCTGATGGTCTCCGTCGGGTTTGTGTATATGAGCGCCCCAGATCTGGCCATGACCCAGTTCACGGTCGAAGTCGTTACAATTATCTTGTTGCTTCTGGCCCTGAACTTTCTGCCCAAAAGCACCCCAATGGAAAGCACTGTGTTGCGCCGGGTGCGTGATGCAGGTGTCGCCATTGCAGGCGGAGTGGCGACGTTCACGCTGGCTTATCACTACCTGTTGCGCGACGCGATCAGCACGCCAATATCTGAGTTCCACCTGGCAAACTCATACAAGGGTGGCGGAGGCACGAATGTGGTTAACGTCATCTTGGTCGACTTCCGGGGGTTTGACACTTACGGCGAAATCATCGTGCTCGGCATTGCTGCCCTGTTGATTTATGCCCTGACCGAAACCTTGCTGGACGGGCCAGTCCGCGCACGGCTTTTGAACCGACAACCAGATCAATCGCGCGCGGGCGATAGGCATCCGATGATGATGGTCGTGCTGACGCGGGTGATCATGCCTGTGGTCTTGATGGTTGGCTTTTATATCTTCCTGCGCGGTCATAATGATCCGGGGGGCGGGTTTATCGCCGGTTTGATCGTCTCTATTGCTGTGGTTATGCAGTATATGGCCAGTGGGTTTGCATGGACGTCAGCCCGACTGACATATCCTTACCATGGCGTGATTGGTGCTGGCGTTTTGATCGCTGGTTTTACCGGTATCGGATCGTGGTTCGTTAGCAAACCGTTCCTGACATCTGATTTTACCTATGTTCGCATCCCACCGTTTGAGAAGTTTGAGCTCGCGACGGCGGCCCTTTTTGATTTGGGTGTGTTCCTGGCGGTTGTGGGCGCGGTTATGCTGTCGCTAGAAAGCTTTTCGCGGCTCGCACGGCGTGCACATGTGCCTGACAGCGATCATCCGATGGACATTGATCCATCCCGCGATGACCCGCCACCAGATGCCTCCGGGCCAGAAAGGGAGGGTGTGTGA
- a CDS encoding SH3 domain-containing protein, translated as MVIAIVLFIGTFAAAEGRGQVTNLPLPRFVSMKATEANIRRGPSLTHRIDWVYKQKDIPLQIIAEHGHWRRVRDRDGAGGWIHYSLLSGTRTVLVERDMLALRKTPTPDGQPEAHLELGVIARVEECELGWCRLSAGGYKGWAEKVFVWGVGTNEILE; from the coding sequence ATTGTCATCGCTATCGTGCTGTTCATTGGCACATTTGCCGCTGCCGAAGGACGCGGGCAGGTAACCAATTTGCCATTGCCGCGATTCGTGTCGATGAAAGCCACTGAGGCCAATATTCGCCGCGGCCCAAGTCTGACTCACAGGATCGACTGGGTATACAAACAAAAAGACATCCCGCTACAGATCATCGCCGAACACGGCCACTGGCGTCGTGTACGAGACCGCGACGGTGCTGGCGGCTGGATTCACTATTCGCTGCTGTCCGGCACACGCACCGTTCTGGTCGAGCGTGACATGTTGGCCTTGCGCAAAACACCCACCCCGGACGGCCAACCCGAAGCCCATCTGGAACTGGGCGTGATCGCCCGCGTTGAGGAATGTGAACTGGGTTGGTGCCGTCTGTCTGCGGGGGGCTACAAGGGTTGGGCTGAAAAAGTTTTTGTCTGGGGAGTCGGGACAAACGAGATTCTAGAGTAA